The following proteins are encoded in a genomic region of Bradyrhizobium sp. SK17:
- a CDS encoding RidA family protein: MPRRLISTGSPFEKTAGYSRAVIDGDFAFVAGTTGYDYTTMTMPADVTSQSRNCFKTIEAALKEGGFAMADIVRATYYLTDVNDADAHFAVCGEVLGDIRPAATLLIVAGLYKPEMKVEIEVTAKRRNP, translated from the coding sequence ATGCCCCGCCGCTTGATTTCCACCGGCTCGCCCTTCGAGAAAACCGCCGGCTACAGCCGCGCCGTGATCGACGGCGATTTCGCCTTCGTCGCCGGAACCACCGGCTACGACTACACCACGATGACCATGCCGGCCGATGTCACGAGCCAGTCACGGAACTGCTTCAAGACCATCGAGGCGGCCCTCAAGGAAGGCGGCTTCGCGATGGCCGATATCGTCCGTGCGACCTACTACCTCACCGACGTCAACGACGCGGACGCCCATTTCGCGGTCTGTGGCGAGGTTCTCGGCGACATCCGTCCGGCCGCAACGCTGCTGATCGTCGCAGGGCTCTACAAGCCCGAGATGAAGGTCGAAATCGAAGTCACCGCAAAGCGACGTAACCCCTGA
- a CDS encoding MAPEG family protein produces MTIAEWCVFGTLMLSLLTIVSVKWTSFRSFDNAKPRDPDFYDDPIRSRALGAHQNGIETFPFFAFAVLLAEFRVGPLRLIDELAVLFLIVRIAYVFTYVGNRPTLRSILWSIGFAINIAIFFLPAIRGYLTS; encoded by the coding sequence ATGACGATCGCCGAATGGTGCGTCTTCGGGACGCTGATGCTCTCGCTCCTGACCATCGTGTCGGTGAAATGGACCAGCTTTCGCAGCTTCGACAATGCGAAGCCGCGCGACCCGGACTTCTACGACGACCCGATCCGCTCGCGGGCGCTCGGCGCCCACCAGAACGGCATCGAGACCTTTCCGTTCTTCGCCTTCGCCGTGCTGCTGGCCGAATTCCGCGTCGGCCCGCTGCGGCTGATCGACGAGCTCGCCGTGCTGTTCCTGATCGTCCGGATCGCCTACGTCTTCACTTACGTCGGCAATCGCCCGACGCTGCGCTCGATCCTGTGGAGCATCGGCTTCGCGATCAACATCGCGATCTTCTTCCTGCCGGCGATCAGGGGATATCTGACGAGCTGA
- a CDS encoding type III PLP-dependent enzyme, translated as MTERIQEFLRNRRQDGLDTEPCLVVDLEVVRDNYQTFAKALPDSRVFYAVKANPAPEVLSLLASLGSCFDTATVAEIEMALAAGATPDRISFGNTIKKERDIARAFALGIRLFAVDCAAEVEKVARAAPGAKVFCRILYDCAGAEWPLSRKFGCDPEMAVDVLDLAKRLGLEPCGISFHVGSQQRKVKAWDRALAMASTVFRDCAERGINLTMVNMGGGFPTKYLKDVPPVLQYGRSIFRALRKHFGNQIPETIIEPGRGMVGNAGVIETEVVLISRKSDEDEVRWVYLDIGKFGGLAETMDESIRYAIRTPHDGADMTPCVLAGPTCDSADVLYEKLPYPLPVTLEIGDKLLIEGTGAYTSTYSSVAFNGIPPLKTYHI; from the coding sequence ATGACTGAACGTATTCAGGAATTCCTGCGCAACCGCCGCCAGGATGGTCTCGACACCGAGCCGTGCCTCGTCGTCGACCTCGAAGTCGTGCGCGACAACTACCAGACCTTCGCGAAGGCGCTGCCGGACAGCCGCGTGTTCTACGCGGTGAAGGCCAACCCTGCGCCCGAAGTGCTGTCGCTGCTGGCTTCGCTCGGCTCCTGCTTCGACACCGCGACCGTCGCGGAGATCGAGATGGCGCTGGCCGCCGGTGCGACGCCGGACCGCATCTCCTTTGGCAACACGATCAAGAAGGAGCGCGACATCGCGCGCGCCTTCGCGCTCGGCATTCGCCTGTTCGCGGTCGATTGCGCCGCCGAGGTCGAGAAGGTCGCCCGCGCCGCGCCCGGCGCCAAGGTGTTCTGCCGCATCCTCTATGACTGCGCCGGCGCCGAGTGGCCGCTGTCGCGCAAGTTCGGCTGCGATCCGGAGATGGCGGTCGACGTGCTCGACCTCGCCAAGCGTCTGGGCCTGGAGCCGTGCGGCATCTCGTTCCATGTCGGCTCGCAGCAGCGCAAGGTGAAGGCGTGGGACCGTGCGCTCGCGATGGCGTCGACCGTGTTCCGTGACTGCGCCGAGCGCGGCATCAACCTGACCATGGTCAACATGGGCGGCGGCTTCCCGACCAAGTATCTCAAGGACGTTCCGCCGGTCCTGCAATATGGCCGGTCGATCTTCCGCGCGCTGCGCAAGCATTTCGGCAACCAGATTCCGGAGACGATCATCGAACCGGGCCGCGGCATGGTCGGCAATGCGGGCGTGATCGAGACCGAGGTGGTGCTGATCTCGCGCAAGAGCGACGAGGACGAGGTTCGCTGGGTCTATCTCGACATCGGCAAGTTCGGCGGTCTCGCCGAGACGATGGACGAGTCGATCCGCTATGCCATCCGCACCCCGCATGACGGGGCGGACATGACGCCGTGCGTGCTCGCGGGCCCGACCTGCGATAGCGCCGACGTGCTCTACGAGAAGCTGCCGTATCCGCTCCCGGTGACGCTCGAGATCGGCGACAAGCTGCTGATCGAAGGCACCGGCGCCTATACGTCGACCTACTCGTCGGTGGCGTTCAACGGCATTCCGCCGCTGAAGACCTACCACATCTGA
- the hemH gene encoding ferrochelatase, whose product MSTVIPFESAKPAAAPKPERVGVLLVNLGTPDTADAAGVRVYLREFLSDPRVIEDQGLLWKLILNGIILRVRPARKARDYLKIWNTANNESPLKTITRSQADKLAEAISDHDHVVVDWAMRYGNPSIKERIAALAAQGCGRLLVVPLYPQYSAATSATVCDEAFRVLAGMRAQPILRVTPPYYDDPDYIEALAVSINGHLATLPFQPEIIVASFHGMPKAYVDKGDPYQAHCIATTNALRKRLGLDASRLLLTFQSRFGNAEWLQPYTDKTVEKLAKDGVRRIAVVTPGFSADCLETLEEIAQENAEIFRHNGGEQFAAIPCLNDSDGGMDVIRQLVLRELQGWI is encoded by the coding sequence ATGAGCACGGTGATCCCCTTCGAGAGCGCGAAGCCGGCCGCAGCGCCGAAGCCGGAACGGGTCGGCGTGCTGCTGGTCAATCTCGGCACACCGGATACCGCCGATGCCGCCGGCGTGCGGGTCTACTTGCGGGAATTCCTGTCCGATCCGCGGGTGATCGAGGACCAGGGCCTGCTCTGGAAGCTGATCCTCAATGGCATCATCCTGCGGGTCCGCCCGGCGCGGAAGGCGCGCGACTACCTCAAGATCTGGAATACCGCCAACAACGAGTCGCCGCTGAAGACCATCACGCGCTCGCAGGCCGACAAGCTGGCGGAGGCGATTTCCGACCACGACCATGTCGTGGTCGACTGGGCGATGCGCTACGGCAATCCCTCGATCAAGGAACGAATCGCGGCGCTGGCGGCGCAAGGCTGCGGCCGGCTGCTGGTGGTGCCGCTGTATCCGCAGTATTCCGCGGCGACCTCGGCCACCGTCTGCGACGAGGCGTTTCGCGTGCTGGCCGGCATGCGCGCGCAGCCGATCCTGCGGGTGACGCCGCCGTATTACGACGACCCCGATTACATCGAGGCGCTCGCGGTCTCGATCAACGGGCATCTCGCGACGCTGCCGTTCCAGCCCGAGATCATCGTCGCCTCGTTCCACGGCATGCCGAAGGCCTATGTCGACAAGGGCGATCCCTATCAGGCGCACTGCATCGCCACCACCAACGCGCTGCGCAAGCGGCTCGGGCTCGATGCCTCACGGTTGCTTCTCACCTTCCAGTCGCGCTTCGGCAATGCCGAGTGGCTGCAGCCTTACACCGACAAGACGGTCGAGAAACTGGCAAAGGATGGCGTGCGGCGAATTGCCGTGGTCACGCCCGGCTTCTCCGCCGATTGCCTCGAAACGTTGGAGGAGATCGCACAGGAGAATGCCGAAATCTTCCGGCACAATGGCGGCGAGCAGTTTGCGGCGATCCCCTGCCTCAACGACAGCGACGGCGGCATGGACGTGATCCGCCAGCTCGTGCTGCGCGAACTTCAGGGCTGGATCTAG
- a CDS encoding nickel/cobalt transporter yields the protein MTPIVPRLMRGFALGAAVLAAFALLDGAVHALLAQNPFGAPRAAEPQGGIVGWLLAKQSEFYREMSATIRAAKSDGSAVWTLLAISFAYGIFHAAGPGHGKAVISSYMVANRETARRGIVLSFASALMQSLVAIAIVGVCAWLLNATAKTMCGAEKAIEIASYALIAAFGARLVWVKGGGFLRALQVPRPALALAGAHRHDHHDHAHPDHGHDHHHRHAHDDHDHHHHDHHGHDHGHDAGHVHDEHCGHSHGPTPAELAGPGGWRRGLSAILTVGIRPCSGAILVLVFALAQGLFWAGIAATFAMGLGTAITVAAIALVAVSARGMAERLSAARDGGGMLIMRGLEFAAAALVLLFGLGLLFGYVAAERATCL from the coding sequence ATGACGCCGATCGTCCCCCGCCTGATGCGCGGCTTCGCCCTCGGCGCCGCCGTGCTGGCGGCGTTCGCGCTGCTCGATGGCGCGGTGCATGCGCTGCTGGCGCAGAATCCATTCGGCGCGCCGCGCGCGGCGGAGCCGCAGGGCGGGATCGTCGGCTGGCTGTTGGCAAAACAGTCGGAATTCTATCGCGAGATGTCGGCGACCATCCGCGCCGCGAAGTCCGATGGTTCGGCGGTCTGGACGCTGCTTGCGATCTCGTTTGCCTACGGGATTTTCCACGCCGCAGGTCCCGGCCACGGCAAGGCGGTGATCTCGTCCTATATGGTCGCCAATCGCGAGACCGCGCGACGCGGCATCGTGCTGTCGTTCGCCTCGGCGCTGATGCAGTCGCTGGTCGCCATCGCCATCGTCGGGGTCTGCGCCTGGCTGCTCAACGCGACCGCGAAGACGATGTGCGGGGCGGAGAAGGCGATCGAGATCGCCAGCTACGCACTGATCGCAGCGTTCGGCGCCCGGCTGGTCTGGGTCAAGGGCGGCGGCTTCCTGCGCGCGTTGCAGGTGCCGCGCCCGGCGCTGGCGCTGGCCGGTGCGCATCGGCACGACCATCACGATCATGCGCACCCCGACCATGGCCATGATCACCATCATCGTCACGCCCATGACGACCACGACCATCACCACCATGATCATCATGGCCACGATCATGGTCATGACGCGGGTCACGTTCATGACGAACATTGCGGCCATTCGCACGGGCCGACGCCGGCCGAGCTTGCCGGTCCCGGCGGCTGGCGGCGTGGTCTGAGCGCGATCCTCACCGTCGGGATCCGGCCGTGCTCGGGCGCAATCCTGGTGCTGGTATTCGCGCTGGCGCAGGGGCTGTTCTGGGCCGGCATTGCCGCGACCTTCGCGATGGGTCTGGGCACCGCCATCACGGTGGCCGCGATCGCGCTGGTCGCGGTCTCGGCGCGTGGCATGGCCGAGCGGCTCAGCGCGGCGCGCGACGGCGGCGGCATGCTGATCATGCGCGGCCTCGAATTCGCCGCCGCCGCGCTGGTGCTGCTGTTCGGGCTCGGGCTGCTGTTCGGCTATGTCGCAGCCGAACGGGCGACGTGCCTTTAA
- a CDS encoding M3 family metallopeptidase, which translates to MSETSAEAQAQALANPLLKAWQTPLETPPFAEIKPEHFLPAFEQAFADHSAEVAAITHDPAQPDFDNTITALERSGKLLSKVSAVFYDLVSAHSSPAILEIDKEVSPRMARHWNPIMMNAVLFGRIAMLHEKRASLGLTGEQMRLLERTYTRFHRSGAGLDEAAKVRMAEINERLAQLGTSFSHHLLGDEQEWFMELGESDRAGLSDTFVAAAKAAAEERGMGGKAIVTLSRSSVEPFLQSSQRRDLREKVYKAFTARGDNGNANDNNTTIVEILALREETAKLLGFPTYAAYRLEDSMAKTPEAVRGLLERVWKPARARALADRDALQALITEEGGNFTLAAWDWRYYAEKLRQAKANFDDSAIKPYLVLDHMIEAAFDCATRLFGVTFAERKDVPVWHPDVRVWEVKGRDGQHKALFYGDYFARPSKRSGAWMTSLRDQQRLDGDVAPLVINVCNFAKGADGAPSLLSPDDARTLFHEFGHGLHGMLSDVTYPSLSGTSVFTDFVELPSQLYEHWQERPEVLQRFARHYQTGEPLPDDLLKRFLAARKFNQGFATVEFVSSALVDLEFHTQPAAASRDVRAFEQKELEKIGMPAEISLRHRPTQFGHIFSGDHYASGYYSYMWSEVMDADAFGAFEEAGDIFDPATAKRLLDDIYSSGGSRDPEEAYVAFRGRVPEPDALLRRRGLLETPEAA; encoded by the coding sequence ATGTCAGAAACCAGCGCAGAGGCGCAAGCCCAGGCTCTTGCCAACCCCCTCCTGAAGGCATGGCAGACGCCGCTCGAGACGCCGCCCTTCGCCGAGATCAAGCCGGAGCATTTCCTGCCCGCGTTCGAGCAGGCCTTCGCCGACCATTCGGCGGAAGTGGCTGCGATCACCCATGATCCGGCGCAGCCCGACTTCGACAACACCATCACGGCGCTGGAGCGCTCCGGCAAGCTGCTGTCGAAGGTTTCGGCGGTGTTCTACGATCTGGTCTCGGCCCATTCGAGCCCGGCGATCCTGGAGATCGACAAGGAAGTGTCGCCGAGAATGGCGCGGCACTGGAATCCCATCATGATGAACGCTGTGCTGTTTGGCCGCATCGCCATGCTGCACGAGAAGCGCGCCTCGCTCGGCCTGACCGGCGAGCAGATGCGGCTCTTGGAGCGCACCTATACCCGCTTCCATCGCTCCGGCGCCGGGCTCGACGAGGCCGCAAAAGTACGGATGGCCGAGATCAACGAGCGCCTCGCCCAGCTCGGCACCTCGTTCAGCCACCATCTGCTCGGCGACGAGCAGGAATGGTTCATGGAGCTCGGCGAGAGCGACCGCGCCGGCCTCTCCGACACATTCGTGGCGGCGGCCAAGGCTGCGGCCGAAGAGCGCGGCATGGGTGGCAAGGCGATCGTGACGCTGTCGCGCTCCTCGGTCGAGCCGTTCCTTCAGAGCTCACAGCGGCGCGACCTGCGCGAGAAGGTCTACAAGGCCTTCACCGCCCGCGGCGACAATGGCAACGCCAACGACAACAACACGACCATCGTGGAGATCCTCGCGCTCCGCGAGGAGACCGCGAAGCTGCTGGGCTTCCCGACCTACGCCGCCTATCGGCTGGAGGATTCCATGGCCAAGACGCCGGAGGCGGTGCGTGGCCTGCTGGAACGGGTCTGGAAGCCGGCACGGGCGCGGGCGCTCGCCGACCGTGATGCGCTGCAGGCGCTGATCACGGAAGAGGGCGGCAATTTCACTCTGGCGGCCTGGGACTGGCGCTACTACGCCGAGAAGCTGCGGCAGGCCAAAGCCAATTTCGACGATTCCGCGATCAAGCCCTATCTGGTGCTCGACCATATGATCGAGGCCGCGTTCGACTGCGCCACCCGCCTGTTCGGCGTCACCTTCGCGGAGCGCAAGGACGTCCCGGTCTGGCACCCGGACGTCCGGGTCTGGGAGGTCAAGGGCCGCGATGGCCAGCACAAGGCGCTGTTCTATGGCGACTACTTCGCGCGGCCCTCGAAGCGCTCCGGCGCCTGGATGACCTCGCTGCGCGACCAGCAGAGGCTCGATGGCGACGTGGCCCCGCTGGTCATCAATGTTTGCAACTTCGCCAAGGGCGCCGACGGCGCGCCGTCGCTGCTGTCGCCGGACGATGCCCGGACCCTGTTCCACGAGTTCGGCCATGGCTTGCACGGCATGCTCTCGGACGTGACCTATCCGTCGCTGTCGGGCACATCCGTGTTCACCGACTTCGTCGAGCTGCCCTCGCAGCTTTACGAGCACTGGCAGGAACGGCCCGAGGTGTTGCAGCGCTTCGCCCGCCACTACCAGACCGGCGAGCCACTGCCCGACGACCTGCTGAAGCGCTTCCTCGCCGCCCGCAAGTTCAACCAGGGCTTCGCCACCGTGGAGTTCGTCTCCTCGGCGCTGGTCGACCTTGAGTTCCATACCCAGCCGGCGGCGGCGAGCCGCGACGTCCGTGCCTTCGAACAGAAGGAACTGGAGAAGATCGGCATGCCCGCGGAAATCTCGCTGCGGCACCGGCCGACCCAGTTCGGCCATATCTTCTCCGGCGACCATTATGCGTCCGGCTATTACAGCTACATGTGGTCGGAGGTGATGGACGCGGATGCCTTCGGCGCTTTCGAGGAGGCCGGCGACATCTTCGATCCGGCGACCGCCAAGCGGCTGCTTGACGACATCTATTCGTCGGGCGGCTCGCGCGATCCGGAAGAGGCCTATGTCGCGTTCCGTGGCCGCGTGCCGGAGCCGGATGCGCTGCTGCGCCGTCGCGGCCTGCTCGAGACACCAGAGGCAGCTTGA
- a CDS encoding DUF1007 family protein — MRSSLSRPIAWLVLAASVVLGTAAAEAHPHVWITARSELIYAPDGTITGVRHAWTFDDMFSTYALQGIETKVKGAYSREELAPLAQTNVESLKEYAYFTFAKGDGKKQKFTEPVDYFLEYKDSALTLHFTLPVKTPFKARQLSLEVFDPTYFIDFQFAEKEPVKLIGAAADCKMQFQRPNDGSAAAQKLGEQNFLDGANANFGMMFANKITVDCP, encoded by the coding sequence GTGAGGTCGTCCCTCAGCCGGCCGATCGCCTGGCTCGTGCTTGCGGCATCCGTCGTGCTCGGCACGGCGGCGGCCGAGGCGCATCCGCATGTCTGGATCACCGCCAGGAGCGAGCTGATCTACGCGCCCGACGGCACCATCACCGGGGTCCGCCATGCCTGGACCTTCGACGACATGTTCTCGACCTATGCGTTGCAGGGCATCGAGACCAAGGTGAAGGGCGCCTACAGCCGTGAGGAACTGGCGCCGCTGGCCCAGACCAATGTCGAGTCGCTGAAGGAATACGCCTACTTCACCTTCGCCAAGGGCGACGGCAAGAAGCAGAAATTCACCGAGCCGGTCGACTACTTCCTCGAATACAAGGACTCGGCGCTGACGCTGCACTTCACCCTGCCGGTGAAGACGCCGTTCAAGGCCAGGCAGCTCTCGCTCGAAGTGTTCGATCCGACCTACTTCATCGACTTCCAGTTCGCCGAGAAGGAGCCGGTCAAGCTGATCGGCGCCGCGGCCGACTGCAAGATGCAGTTCCAGCGGCCGAACGACGGCTCCGCCGCGGCGCAGAAGCTCGGCGAGCAGAACTTCCTCGACGGCGCCAACGCCAATTTCGGCATGATGTTCGCCAACAAGATCACGGTGGATTGCCCATGA
- a CDS encoding GNAT family N-acetyltransferase, whose translation MTAKRNTPVALIRQAAPFAIRAERASDVVAREALLDACFGENRHTRTCQRLRDGRAPAQGLSLAAVRQDGRLAGTVRLWHVSAGGRSAMMLGPLAVNDDCRGLGVGAALLRRALAVAKARGHGAVILLGDAPYYARFGFTAAKTGELSLPGAFERERLLGLELVEGALDGTWGMITPAGAPLRPKTKATRSRKAPLAVPHAA comes from the coding sequence ATGACTGCAAAGCGGAACACCCCCGTCGCCCTCATCCGACAAGCCGCCCCGTTCGCGATCCGTGCGGAGCGTGCCTCGGACGTCGTCGCGCGTGAAGCGCTGCTGGATGCCTGCTTTGGCGAGAACCGCCATACGCGCACCTGCCAGCGCCTGCGTGACGGACGCGCGCCCGCCCAAGGCCTGAGCCTTGCGGCCGTGCGCCAGGATGGCCGGCTGGCTGGAACCGTGCGGCTGTGGCACGTCAGCGCGGGGGGCCGCAGCGCGATGATGCTGGGGCCGCTGGCAGTCAACGACGACTGCCGCGGCCTCGGCGTCGGCGCCGCGCTGCTCCGGCGCGCGCTGGCCGTCGCCAAGGCCCGTGGCCATGGCGCGGTGATCCTGCTCGGCGACGCCCCCTATTACGCCCGCTTCGGCTTCACCGCCGCCAAAACCGGCGAGCTGTCGCTGCCCGGTGCTTTCGAGCGCGAGCGGTTGCTTGGCCTCGAGCTCGTCGAGGGGGCGCTGGACGGCACCTGGGGCATGATCACGCCGGCCGGCGCACCGCTGCGGCCCAAGACCAAGGCGACCCGCTCCCGGAAGGCACCGCTCGCCGTGCCGCACGCGGCGTAA